Proteins encoded by one window of Homoserinimonas aerilata:
- a CDS encoding RICIN domain-containing protein, producing MGRASVFRRLADFISTPGRIVIVAGVAALVTLLAVTGAGVGQTLALWNSQAVATSSASSATLVLTTENFTSSAFTFRNDSLSKRSSVTVSNTTATSSTTAADLTIGLDSASGSAAIAAAVTVTMWRVALTADCATGAPTGTIRTGSWASFPGFTETALLPAGAKVKYCIDSTVAERSTLATASGSQTIAPRITASIAVGSFAVTTTASTTQQTSYIYPATSQPSSHTWFQIRNAATTQCVDVNGGNNGAGTNLIDFACKTGTDTGTYNQDWSFSTASNDPRYVTIAARYNDALIIGPRSTGLVELQERTANAEAQQWQLQLRSNAGGTNTYQIVNRASGLCLQAPATGIDLELRSCDGTTRQGYTLTVRLVETPVISTLNCVNTTGVTPQSVTLSWSQPAFGDYVIQAQKSGGTWGTIGTATEGSTSYTMPAADSGWSNGNRAIRVVYGTSTLITSQIWKGTTGSEHRLRCSQPTATVAGIACVNTPTGLSFSWSEPAIGNYVFQARNGNGTWRDLGTASADATTFSPSDNTQLSAGVLNMRITYNSTALSSAITSLWKGQLTQNGANVLQCAAPTASFTSLSCVDSGWNGVTIGWGHPALGTYNVDLFTVDRTWTSAGTANRWATSVTVTPANNWADGTRILRVSYGTESATIEVAKSGRANTNDAHVLRCITAGRSGVSQPSTPEDSGSSSVVPPVTTTPTKTAALSGSDGYFLGLLWDAQVVGAKTDYTVLLDGQPFSITAVNEYAKDRLQLYPEQFVGVSVGNKVLEIFDGTTLVISQPLRITDDVNAPSVNRKVFAR from the coding sequence ATGGGTCGCGCTTCTGTGTTTCGCCGGCTCGCGGACTTCATCTCAACCCCCGGTCGCATCGTCATCGTCGCCGGGGTAGCTGCGCTCGTGACACTTCTTGCGGTCACAGGAGCCGGGGTGGGCCAGACGCTCGCGCTCTGGAATTCCCAAGCCGTCGCAACCTCGAGCGCATCCTCGGCAACACTGGTGCTCACGACCGAGAACTTCACGAGCTCGGCCTTCACCTTCCGCAACGACTCTCTTTCGAAGCGAAGTTCGGTCACCGTCAGCAACACCACCGCCACCAGCAGCACTACCGCCGCCGACCTCACCATCGGACTCGACTCCGCCAGTGGAAGCGCCGCAATCGCCGCAGCCGTCACCGTAACAATGTGGCGGGTTGCACTTACCGCCGACTGCGCGACGGGTGCCCCCACAGGCACCATCCGAACGGGCAGCTGGGCATCATTCCCCGGCTTCACTGAAACAGCACTTCTACCGGCCGGCGCCAAGGTCAAGTACTGCATCGACAGCACGGTCGCAGAGCGCAGCACGCTGGCAACCGCATCCGGGTCGCAGACAATCGCCCCCCGCATCACCGCGTCAATCGCGGTGGGCAGCTTCGCCGTCACCACCACAGCAAGCACAACACAGCAGACGAGCTACATCTACCCGGCCACAAGCCAGCCGTCCTCACACACCTGGTTCCAAATCAGGAACGCAGCGACGACGCAGTGCGTTGACGTCAACGGCGGCAACAACGGCGCCGGCACCAACCTCATCGACTTCGCGTGCAAGACAGGAACCGACACCGGAACCTACAACCAGGACTGGTCCTTCAGCACCGCATCGAACGACCCCCGTTACGTGACCATCGCCGCCCGCTACAACGACGCGCTCATCATCGGGCCGCGGAGCACCGGCCTCGTCGAGCTGCAGGAGCGCACCGCGAACGCGGAGGCGCAGCAGTGGCAGCTTCAGCTTCGTTCGAATGCAGGCGGCACCAACACCTACCAGATCGTCAATCGCGCGAGCGGGCTCTGCCTCCAGGCGCCTGCCACGGGCATCGACCTTGAACTCCGCTCCTGCGACGGGACAACGCGGCAGGGATACACCCTCACCGTCCGCCTCGTGGAAACACCGGTCATCTCCACCCTGAACTGCGTGAACACCACGGGTGTGACGCCGCAGTCGGTGACGCTCAGCTGGAGCCAGCCCGCATTCGGCGACTATGTGATCCAGGCGCAGAAATCCGGAGGCACGTGGGGCACGATCGGTACGGCAACCGAGGGATCCACCTCGTACACAATGCCGGCAGCCGACAGCGGATGGAGCAACGGCAACCGGGCCATCCGAGTCGTCTACGGAACATCCACTCTGATCACGTCGCAGATCTGGAAGGGCACGACCGGCAGCGAGCACCGTCTTCGCTGCAGCCAGCCCACCGCCACTGTGGCCGGCATCGCCTGCGTGAACACGCCCACGGGCCTCAGCTTCAGCTGGTCCGAGCCGGCGATCGGAAACTACGTCTTCCAGGCACGCAATGGCAACGGTACCTGGCGTGATCTGGGGACGGCCAGCGCGGACGCCACGACATTCTCGCCCAGCGACAACACGCAGTTGTCCGCCGGAGTGCTCAACATGAGGATCACCTACAATTCGACGGCACTCAGTTCAGCCATCACCTCGCTCTGGAAGGGTCAGCTCACGCAGAACGGTGCCAATGTGCTCCAGTGCGCCGCGCCCACCGCGAGCTTCACCTCGCTGAGCTGCGTCGACTCCGGATGGAACGGTGTCACCATCGGCTGGGGTCACCCCGCTCTCGGCACCTACAACGTCGACCTGTTCACCGTGGACCGCACCTGGACGTCCGCAGGCACGGCGAACCGCTGGGCGACATCCGTCACCGTCACACCGGCCAACAACTGGGCGGACGGAACCAGAATCCTGCGCGTGAGCTACGGCACAGAGTCAGCCACGATCGAGGTCGCGAAGAGCGGCAGGGCCAACACCAACGACGCCCACGTGCTCCGCTGCATCACCGCAGGGCGATCCGGCGTTTCGCAGCCGAGCACCCCAGAGGATTCAGGATCGTCTTCTGTCGTGCCGCCCGTGACCACAACTCCGACGAAGACGGCAGCGCTCAGCGGTAGCGACGGATACTTCCTCGGCCTGTTGTGGGACGCTCAGGTCGTTGGCGCCAAGACTGACTACACAGTTCTGCTCGACGGTCAGCCGTTCAGCATTACTGCCGTGAACGAGTACGCCAAGGATCGTCTCCAGCTCTACCCTGAGCAGTTCGTCGGAGTGTCTGTCGGCAACAAGGTCCTGGAGATCTTCGACGGAACGACCCTCGTCATCTCGCAGCCCCTCCGGATCACTGACGATGTCAATGCCCCCAGCGTGAATCGCAAGGTGTTTGCACGATGA
- a CDS encoding signal peptidase I has product MSERRTARDQAEKKPRGLIYYIGVGLSAGLLAFVLLIGVLVIVVPAATGSTPMTVLTGSMEPTYPPGTLIIVKPLDAQEVRIGDPITYQIESGKAAVVTHRVISISHSTNGELAFTTKGDANGAADALPVQPVQLKGKVWYSVPWIGYANNFVNGEARSWLVPAIAVGLFLYAGYMLASGIATSMRKRRAETTPQEQPQEQEES; this is encoded by the coding sequence ATGAGCGAGAGGCGCACCGCCCGAGACCAGGCGGAGAAGAAGCCCCGCGGGCTCATCTACTACATCGGCGTCGGCCTGAGCGCAGGCCTGCTCGCCTTCGTTCTGCTCATCGGCGTGCTTGTCATCGTCGTGCCAGCCGCCACAGGCTCGACCCCCATGACCGTGCTCACCGGATCGATGGAGCCCACCTACCCGCCGGGCACGCTCATCATCGTCAAGCCGCTCGACGCGCAGGAAGTCCGCATCGGCGACCCCATCACGTACCAGATCGAATCCGGCAAGGCCGCCGTCGTCACCCACCGAGTGATCTCCATCTCACACTCGACCAACGGTGAGCTCGCCTTCACCACGAAGGGCGACGCCAACGGTGCCGCGGATGCCCTGCCCGTGCAGCCCGTGCAACTCAAGGGCAAGGTCTGGTACAGCGTGCCGTGGATCGGCTACGCCAACAATTTCGTCAACGGCGAAGCCCGCAGCTGGCTCGTGCCCGCAATCGCGGTCGGACTGTTCCTGTACGCGGGATACATGCTCGCCAGCGGCATCGCCACATCGATGCGGAAGCGGCGTGCCGAGACCACGCCCCAGGAGCAGCCCCAGGAGCAGGAGGAATCATGA
- a CDS encoding alternate-type signal peptide domain-containing protein, with the protein MNKFTKASIASGAAIALLLGGAGTLAYWNDSATVNAGIVTAGELSLESTGSAVWKVNNQTITDPATFRIVPGDTLVLEQPLHVIAKGDNLKADLHIDYNSLVDVPRNAQGNTLGMDILNAGNPSFAFAAGGLSAAQYTVTSDQAYGIPTQTLSITPGAGGVDGVVTAIVTFTFPSGSGNGTMDAQLDLSKIGLIFQQTA; encoded by the coding sequence ATGAACAAGTTCACGAAGGCATCCATCGCCAGCGGCGCAGCAATCGCGCTGCTGCTCGGAGGAGCAGGCACGCTCGCGTACTGGAACGACAGCGCGACCGTCAACGCCGGAATCGTGACCGCCGGTGAGCTCAGCCTCGAGAGCACAGGCAGCGCCGTGTGGAAGGTCAACAACCAGACCATCACCGACCCCGCAACCTTCCGCATCGTTCCGGGCGACACCCTGGTGTTGGAGCAGCCGCTTCATGTGATCGCCAAGGGTGACAACCTGAAGGCAGATCTCCACATCGACTACAACTCGCTGGTGGATGTCCCGCGAAACGCGCAGGGGAACACGCTCGGGATGGACATCCTCAACGCCGGGAACCCGAGTTTCGCGTTCGCGGCCGGCGGACTGTCGGCGGCGCAGTACACGGTGACCTCCGACCAGGCCTACGGCATCCCCACCCAGACCCTGTCCATCACCCCCGGGGCGGGAGGAGTCGATGGGGTGGTCACCGCCATCGTGACCTTCACCTTCCCGTCAGGCTCCGGCAACGGCACGATGGACGCCCAACTCGACCTGAGCAAGATCGGACTGATCTTCCAGCAGACGGCCTAG
- the ybaK gene encoding Cys-tRNA(Pro) deacylase, protein MAYGTPATVALTAAGVPFTPHTYEHDTSVTSFGLEAADALGVEPDRVFKTLLADVDGRLVVGIVPVTGKLDLKALATAAGGKKAVMADPAVAERKTGYVVGGISPIGQKTSHPTFLDETAELFDTVFVSGGRRGFDIELTPADLVLVTSATIADIAR, encoded by the coding sequence ATGGCATACGGAACCCCCGCGACGGTTGCTCTGACGGCTGCCGGAGTTCCGTTCACCCCGCACACCTACGAGCACGACACTTCGGTGACGAGTTTCGGTCTGGAGGCGGCGGATGCGCTGGGTGTCGAGCCGGACCGTGTGTTCAAGACCCTGCTGGCGGATGTCGACGGACGCCTCGTTGTCGGTATCGTGCCGGTCACGGGAAAGCTGGATCTGAAGGCGCTGGCCACGGCCGCCGGCGGCAAGAAAGCCGTTATGGCTGACCCTGCCGTCGCCGAACGGAAGACCGGTTATGTCGTGGGCGGTATCAGCCCGATCGGGCAGAAGACGTCGCATCCGACGTTCCTTGACGAGACGGCTGAACTTTTCGACACGGTGTTCGTCAGCGGCGGGCGCCGCGGGTTCGATATCGAGCTGACACCGGCCGACCTGGTGCTGGTCACATCGGCGACGATCGCCGACATCGCGCGCTGA
- the glgX gene encoding glycogen debranching protein GlgX: MSSALPDDPFRDLGVRVGASGGELRVWSSSATSMELGIFDPDDTDRLVATAPMVRDEHDVWSAIHPELRHGARYSIRAGGDGARFDSARPLIDPYARGLVRSPSGQWRGYVQDDSFDWGGVEKPRVPLDRTVIYEAHAKGISKLNPAVPEEFRGTYAGLAHDTAIAQLKDLGVTTIQLLPIHQSVSEERLTRLGFTNYWGYNTLNFFTPHTEYASAAAQSGGTAAVLREFKGMVKLLHEAGLEVILDVVYNHTSEEGPGGPTTSLRGIDDAGYYRQDADGNYIDVTGCGNSLNTSNPAVQRMVLDSLRYWANEVQVDGFRFDLAATLGRDASHEFDPEHPLLKAIVEDPELQGLKMIAEPWDVGSGGWQTGRFPQGWLEWNDGYRDRMRDFWLTDIATERAHGLAEEGIGSMTRRFAGSAHVFSEERGPLASVNFITAHDGFTMADLAAYNRKHNLGNGEQGRDGTDNNHSYNHGFEGPTDDAAITTARRKAMRNMLGTLLLSAGIPMITAGDEFGRSQRGNNNAYCHDDELSWMPWEHEEWQHDLFGIAKKLLRLRQAHSALRPVRFGREGEAVPSSSEMFWYNSDGESMSIEDWDSPAQRALQYIAASTPEVEDFNRILLIVQGREEDEVFTLPHHDGVVSYTLLWDSARDEIKADEHPPGATVRVAPTSMQLFQAH, encoded by the coding sequence ATGTCTTCCGCCCTCCCCGATGATCCGTTCCGTGATCTCGGCGTGCGCGTCGGCGCGTCGGGCGGCGAGCTGCGCGTCTGGTCGTCGAGCGCGACCTCCATGGAGCTCGGCATCTTCGACCCCGATGACACCGACCGGCTCGTCGCGACCGCGCCGATGGTGCGCGATGAGCACGACGTGTGGAGCGCGATCCACCCCGAGCTGCGGCACGGCGCGCGCTATTCGATCAGGGCCGGCGGCGACGGGGCTCGCTTCGATTCGGCGCGGCCGCTCATCGACCCGTACGCGCGAGGTCTGGTGCGCAGCCCCAGCGGGCAGTGGCGCGGCTACGTGCAGGACGACTCCTTCGACTGGGGCGGCGTCGAGAAACCTCGCGTGCCCCTCGACCGCACCGTCATCTACGAGGCGCACGCGAAGGGCATCTCGAAGCTGAACCCTGCCGTGCCGGAGGAGTTCCGCGGCACCTACGCCGGCCTGGCCCACGACACGGCGATCGCGCAGCTGAAGGATCTCGGCGTGACGACGATCCAGCTGCTGCCCATCCACCAGTCGGTGAGCGAGGAGCGCCTCACACGTCTCGGCTTCACCAACTACTGGGGCTACAACACCCTCAACTTCTTCACCCCGCACACCGAGTACGCCTCCGCCGCTGCCCAGTCGGGCGGCACCGCCGCCGTGCTGCGCGAGTTCAAGGGCATGGTCAAGCTTCTGCACGAGGCCGGCCTGGAGGTCATCCTCGACGTCGTCTACAACCACACCTCCGAGGAGGGGCCGGGCGGGCCCACCACCTCCCTGCGGGGCATCGACGACGCCGGCTACTACCGGCAGGACGCCGACGGCAACTACATCGACGTCACCGGATGCGGCAACTCGCTGAACACGTCGAACCCGGCGGTGCAGCGAATGGTGCTCGATTCGCTGCGCTACTGGGCGAACGAGGTGCAGGTCGACGGCTTCCGCTTCGATCTGGCGGCCACGCTGGGGCGTGACGCCTCCCACGAATTCGACCCGGAGCATCCGCTGCTGAAGGCCATCGTCGAAGACCCTGAGCTGCAGGGCCTCAAGATGATCGCCGAGCCGTGGGATGTCGGTTCCGGCGGCTGGCAGACGGGCCGCTTCCCGCAGGGCTGGCTCGAATGGAACGACGGCTACCGCGACCGGATGCGCGACTTCTGGCTCACAGACATCGCAACGGAGCGCGCGCACGGCCTCGCCGAGGAGGGAATCGGCAGCATGACCCGCCGCTTCGCCGGCTCGGCGCATGTCTTCAGCGAGGAACGCGGGCCGCTCGCGAGCGTCAACTTCATCACCGCACACGACGGCTTCACCATGGCCGACCTGGCCGCCTACAACCGCAAGCACAACCTCGGCAACGGCGAGCAGGGGCGCGACGGCACCGACAACAACCACTCCTACAATCACGGCTTCGAGGGCCCCACCGACGACGCGGCGATCACGACCGCGCGGCGCAAGGCCATGCGCAACATGCTGGGCACCCTTCTGCTGTCGGCGGGCATCCCCATGATCACGGCGGGCGACGAGTTCGGCCGCAGCCAGCGCGGCAACAACAACGCGTACTGCCACGACGACGAGCTCAGCTGGATGCCGTGGGAGCACGAGGAATGGCAGCACGACCTGTTCGGGATCGCGAAGAAACTGCTGCGGCTGCGGCAGGCACATTCGGCACTACGACCGGTGCGCTTCGGCCGGGAGGGCGAGGCTGTTCCGTCGTCGAGTGAGATGTTCTGGTACAACTCCGACGGCGAGAGCATGTCAATCGAGGACTGGGATTCACCAGCTCAGCGGGCGCTGCAGTACATTGCGGCGTCGACCCCCGAGGTGGAGGATTTCAACCGCATCCTGCTGATCGTGCAGGGCCGGGAGGAGGACGAGGTCTTCACGCTCCCCCACCACGACGGCGTCGTCTCGTACACACTGCTGTGGGACAGCGCTCGCGACGAGATCAAGGCCGACGAGCATCCGCCGGGCGCCACCGTCAGGGTCGCCCCGACGTCGATGCAACTGTTCCAGGCGCACTGA
- a CDS encoding cysteine desulfurase family protein — protein sequence MPVYLDHAATTPLLPEARAAYIAALDLVGNPSSIHSQGQGAKRMLEEAREHVATSLGCDPIEVVFTSGGTEAVNLAVKGFFWAAGEQRRRILVPRGEHHATVDAVEWLERHEGAIVEWLPIDSLGRIEVSAVADALDRFDDVALLTFLWANNEVGTIQPVEELTALAAAHGVPVHIDAVSAYGHLPVSLRQSGADALSVSAHKIGGPLGIGALALSRTASVVPLIHGGGQQRQVRSGTQDAPAAVGFGAAARHPHRSLQGLRDRLIAGVRSAVPEAVLRGDPVDRVDNNAHFTFPGCEGDSLLFLLDAAGVSVSTGSACQAGIPEASHVLLGMGLSDADARGALRFTLGHDSTEADVDALLAALPTAVERARRAGYNDRAV from the coding sequence ATGCCGGTCTACCTGGACCACGCGGCGACGACGCCCCTTCTGCCTGAGGCCCGCGCGGCCTACATCGCGGCCCTCGACCTCGTCGGCAACCCCTCCTCCATCCACAGCCAGGGGCAGGGGGCGAAGCGGATGCTCGAGGAGGCCCGCGAGCACGTCGCCACCTCGCTCGGCTGCGACCCCATCGAGGTGGTCTTCACCTCCGGCGGGACCGAGGCCGTCAACCTGGCCGTCAAGGGATTCTTCTGGGCGGCAGGGGAGCAGCGCCGCCGCATCCTCGTGCCCCGCGGTGAGCACCACGCCACGGTCGACGCCGTCGAATGGTTGGAACGTCACGAGGGGGCCATCGTCGAATGGCTGCCGATCGACAGCCTCGGGCGTATCGAGGTGTCTGCCGTCGCGGACGCCCTCGACCGCTTCGACGACGTCGCCCTGCTCACCTTCCTGTGGGCGAACAACGAGGTGGGCACCATCCAGCCGGTCGAGGAGCTGACGGCGCTCGCCGCCGCGCACGGCGTGCCGGTGCACATCGACGCCGTCTCCGCGTACGGGCATCTGCCGGTGTCGCTGCGGCAGAGCGGGGCGGATGCTCTGAGCGTCTCCGCCCACAAGATCGGCGGGCCGCTCGGAATCGGGGCGCTCGCGCTGTCTCGCACGGCATCCGTCGTTCCTCTCATCCATGGTGGTGGGCAGCAGCGGCAGGTGCGGTCGGGAACCCAGGATGCGCCCGCAGCGGTCGGCTTCGGGGCGGCGGCTCGGCATCCGCACCGCTCGCTTCAGGGGCTGCGCGACCGGCTCATCGCCGGCGTCCGCAGCGCTGTTCCCGAGGCGGTTCTGCGCGGCGACCCCGTGGACAGGGTCGACAACAACGCCCACTTCACGTTCCCCGGCTGTGAGGGTGACTCGCTGCTGTTCCTGCTGGATGCGGCGGGCGTGTCCGTCAGCACGGGGTCCGCCTGCCAGGCGGGAATCCCCGAGGCGTCGCACGTTCTGCTGGGCATGGGGCTCAGCGACGCGGATGCGCGGGGCGCGCTGCGCTTCACGCTCGGCCACGATTCGACAGAGGCGGATGTAGACGCGCTCCTCGCCGCGCTGCCCACCGCCGTTGAGAGGGCGCGTCGCGCCGGCTACAACGATCGCGCCGTCTGA
- a CDS encoding ArsR/SmtB family transcription factor codes for MNGETISADELSIRLTAIASAQRMRIIALLSGEKLHVSELARRVGMSRALLYMHLTKLEEAGFVAGHLELSDDGKALKYFEVVPFTLTIDPAALVAAVAATPATTESENP; via the coding sequence ATGAACGGCGAGACGATCTCGGCAGACGAGCTCAGCATCCGTCTCACCGCCATTGCAAGCGCCCAGCGCATGCGCATCATCGCCCTGCTCTCCGGAGAGAAGCTGCACGTCAGCGAACTCGCCAGAAGGGTCGGCATGTCGCGAGCACTCCTCTACATGCACCTCACCAAGCTCGAGGAGGCCGGCTTCGTGGCCGGCCATCTCGAACTCAGTGACGACGGCAAGGCCCTCAAATATTTCGAGGTCGTTCCGTTCACCCTCACCATCGACCCCGCTGCGCTTGTCGCCGCGGTCGCCGCAACGCCGGCCACCACTGAAAGCGAGAACCCATAA
- the mnmA gene encoding tRNA 2-thiouridine(34) synthase MnmA — protein MKVLAAMSGGVDSAVAAARAVDAGHEVVGVHLALSRMPGTLRTGSRGCCTIEDSMDAQRAANIIGIPYYVWDFSERFKLDVVDDFIAEYSAGRTPNPCMRCNEKIKFAALLEKAIDLGFDAVVTGHYASMVTDAEGNRELHRAAAWAKDQSYVLGVLTAEQLAHCMFPLGATPSKAEVRAEAAERGFSVASKPDSHDICFIPDGDTRGWLAERVGAEQGIILDRSGEVVGRHEGAAAFTIGQRKGLNLGVPSPDGRPRFVLEVRPKDNTVVVGPREALDLAEVAGARFTWAGLPPADPFEPFACHVQVRAHSDPVPAQAWVADGELVIRPDVPLNGVSTGQTAVIYVGTRVLGQCTIDRTVSAVPVSAS, from the coding sequence GTGAAGGTTTTGGCGGCGATGAGTGGCGGGGTTGACTCCGCGGTCGCTGCCGCGCGCGCGGTCGATGCGGGCCACGAGGTTGTGGGCGTGCATCTCGCACTCAGTCGGATGCCCGGCACGCTGCGCACCGGCAGCCGCGGATGCTGCACCATTGAGGACTCGATGGACGCCCAGCGTGCGGCGAACATCATCGGCATCCCGTACTACGTGTGGGATTTCTCTGAGCGTTTCAAGCTCGACGTGGTCGACGACTTCATCGCCGAGTACAGCGCGGGCCGCACCCCGAACCCGTGCATGCGCTGCAACGAGAAGATCAAGTTCGCGGCGCTGCTGGAGAAGGCGATCGATCTGGGCTTCGACGCCGTCGTCACCGGGCACTACGCCTCGATGGTGACGGATGCGGAGGGCAACCGGGAGCTGCATCGTGCGGCCGCGTGGGCCAAGGACCAGTCCTATGTTCTGGGTGTGCTCACCGCCGAGCAGTTGGCGCACTGCATGTTCCCGCTGGGGGCGACGCCGTCGAAGGCGGAGGTTCGCGCGGAGGCCGCCGAGCGCGGCTTCAGCGTGGCGAGCAAGCCCGACAGTCATGACATCTGCTTCATTCCGGATGGCGACACCCGCGGTTGGCTGGCCGAGCGCGTCGGCGCCGAGCAGGGCATCATCCTGGATCGCTCCGGCGAGGTCGTCGGTAGGCATGAGGGTGCCGCGGCGTTCACGATCGGGCAGCGCAAGGGGCTCAACCTGGGCGTTCCGAGCCCGGATGGGCGACCCCGTTTCGTGCTCGAGGTGCGGCCGAAGGACAACACGGTCGTCGTCGGCCCGCGTGAGGCGCTCGATCTGGCTGAGGTCGCGGGGGCGCGGTTCACCTGGGCTGGGCTGCCTCCGGCGGACCCGTTCGAGCCATTCGCCTGCCATGTGCAGGTTCGGGCCCACAGCGATCCGGTTCCGGCGCAGGCGTGGGTTGCCGACGGCGAGCTCGTGATCCGACCCGATGTGCCGCTGAACGGGGTGTCGACCGGGCAGACCGCCGTCATCTACGTGGGCACGCGGGTGCTCGGCCAGTGCACGATCGACCGCACCGTGAGCGCGGTGCCCGTCTCCGCATCCTGA